The Labeo rohita strain BAU-BD-2019 chromosome 14, IGBB_LRoh.1.0, whole genome shotgun sequence genomic interval GTGTCTGAACCACACCTTGTTTTAcacctttttaactgttaattactgaatcaattTCACATTCACCTGGCAGAAAACAGTTAATAAGAAAATAAGTCTTTTAAATGTTGCATTCTTGCTGTTCCAAGGCCTACAAAATATATGAAACAAGTTAGAGTAAAAACTGTGTAGTGAAAACTTAAAACTCATCATATCAAGGTCTTTCTCTAGATTAAAAGGGCTTTGTTTGCCGTTGTTTTACTGAGCTCTTGATGGTTTTCCTCGTGCACAGGTGGTGAATGAACTGCTGGGAATGATCCAGAAGATTTCCTCCTGTCTTGCTGACTTCACTTGTATCCAGTGTTTCtgctgagaaacaaagtcaccttaTGTTAAAAAGCAGTAACGTGCTTGTTTTCCTCGCTGATGTTGCAAAGGAACGGTAGTTCTTAATCATAAACCACGGGTCGAGGGGTTGAATGTTGTAACGACCCCTTAATATCTGATTTTTTGTGCCATACGGTGACTTATGAGTTACTGATAGTCAGGAACGCTAGATCATAAGGTCAGCATTCTTTCTCTGTGTGTCGTTTATATTAAGCATTGTCAGCTTGCTGTACTGTTGAAAATGGGAGCAGAAATCTGTGACTAAACCTGGTCTTGCTAAATTAATACTTTGATCTACAAATTCTTGTATTATAACTATTCTCAATAAATACAGATTGTTCTGTAATGACTGTCTTTTTGTGCATCAAAACCAGAGTttgtaattcatattttaatccCTAATTTCTTTGATCAGACTTCTCACTTCAGAAAGTCAAAACAAAGCATTTGAAAGTTAATGTCAAAAGTTTTGGTATGTGTTGATTGGCTTAGAGAGTAACATCAAACCCCTTAAAAATCCctgagtttttaaaaattttattttattaaacattggTACTTTGTAACGGGTTACATAGGTAGTCATATTCAGTGGTTGCCACCTTATCATTGAGCACATCTCCAGTGGTGGGACAAAAACTGTGAAACTGGGTTCATGTGGCTCATTCACACAGGCTTACATTTAGaattattccaaaaaaaaaaaccttaaagaAAATGATTTGCACCCTCTCTGCATGAGGAATGAGTTTTCCTATTCAGGATCCTGTTGCTCTGAGGGCTACATTGGTCCAGGATGTGCTCAGTTAGCTCCACTTGCTAGTTACTGAAAGTAACAATCTCGTTTGGCAATGACATAGTCCTGAGCTGATCCATGAGCACTGCTATAAACACATGATTTAAAGGTCTACACACATTTGAACCATCACTGATAGCAGTCATAAGCACCAAAGGGTGTTTGGAacatactgacctgaataatgtcaaaaatgtcactTTCCTAATGTttagaccaggggtgctcatccctggtcctggagatcgactttcctgcagagttcagctccaaccctgaccaaacacacctgaaccagctaattaggatctgaaggagcacttgataattacagacaggtgtgtttgattagagttcgaactaaactctgcaagaaggtcgatctccaggaacagggttgagtaCCCCTGGTTTAGACTGCAATATAAAACAGCTTTCTTTTTCAGTATGTGAAGCCTTTAGAAAAGGTTTTACAACATTAATACATCTCttaactatggaagcctgtttccgctactgaataaaacataaaaaaaggtaattgcgactttttatctcgcaattctgacttttttctcagaattatgagatataaactcacaatttcgagttataaagtcagaattgctttttttctcagaattgcgagtttatatctcgcaattgtaactttctttcctcagaattctaaggtttataacttgcaattctgactttgtaacacGCAGCTGTGACttaaggcagaattgtgagaatacaTGTCTTTATTCCCCCtttaaaattggactttataagtTACAGTTgcgataaaaagtcaaaattcgtttttattttgcaattttgactttataactctcaattgcgagtttatatctcaaaattctgagaaaaaaaaaaaaagaattgcgagtttgtatcatgcaattctgagaattttttttttcggaattaccttttaaaaaattttattcagtgggggaaatgggcttccatacttaACTAACCCCTTTACTGAAatgggaggaaaaaaatcatgattGAAATGCATGGACATATTgagaaattaaaatgatttaaaattgcATTACGGTATGTGCAATATAATGCATTTCTTTAATGACAAAGTTGATATTGCAAGCAAAAAGCTGCATCAATGAATTCAACAAAGTCCTGCTAAGATAATATTATTTCCCAGTCATACTAGAGCAGGACGGACGGTCAGTTATATGTGATTGTATGGCTCCTGAAATGTGTTAGATAAGGCTGTGATTGCTAGTACAAATTTACATTGTGAGAACAAAGAAGCAtttacaatcaaataaaaacaatgcagCCTCAAGTCTGTTTtgtcttttaataaatatgtgcTTGTTTTGAGAcagaaaaatgaagaaaattacctttaaataaACTTTCATTAGATCCACACATCTAACTAAAATGAGAAATTCTAACAGAAAAAccttttcacaaatcatttacatgttaaaataaaatgaaaatggatcTTTACTGAAACATGCGAATGGGCATTTTGATTAACTTCAAAGCCAGAAAATTGTTGGAAATTTTGTTGGAATTTGTagttcaaataaacacaatcaaaaatcaatattttgtgaatgtagcattcttaaaggagaagtccacttccagaacaaaaatttacagataatttacttctctcattgtcatccaagatgttcgtgtctttctttcttcagttgataagaaattatgcttcaattgtggacttcattggtgccccgaagtttgaacttccaaaatgtagtttaaatgcaactttaaatggctctaaatgatcccagtcgaggaagaagggtcttgtctagcgaaacgatcggaaattgacagtttatttaattttaacctccaacgcttgtcttgtctcgtctctgtgaTGCACACATGTAGTCTATGTAATCTGGGTCAGTAcagttgtgtgtatgtgtatgtcgaaaaactcccatctcgttttcttcttcaacgtcaaaatcgtcctacatcgctgttttacctttttttgtgaagggcATTTGTTCTTCactgcacgttcactttgtgaacactgggtcggtacttctgcagggATGTAGGAAGTAGGGAAAGAAaaggagatgggagtttttcgacaaccTAAACTGCATTGAACTGCATTGtgttgaactggaaaaaaagttCACTCAGACTtggacaagacaagcatttgaggttaataaTGAGGtttataaattgtcaatttgtttaaaaaatgaccatcgtttttctagataagacccttcttctacagctgggatcgtttagagccatttgaagccgcatttaaactgcattttggaagttcaaacttgggggcaccactgaagtccactatgtggagaaaaattcCTCAAgaagcataatttcttatcaactgaagacagaaagacatgaacatcttggatgacaagggggtgagtacattatctgtaaatgtttgttctggaagtggacttctcctttaaggggcGATCATACTGCAAAATTATATCAGATGCTCAAAATATCAACAATAATgcttctgttttctgtttttggcTTCTGttttcatctatccatccatttccAAATGGCTTGTTTTATGGTTGAGGgcttttgttttcaataaatagTTGTCATTAACATACATTaaaaggttttgtttttctattgaGACAAAAGGTCAATTTGTGATGTAGAGACCCTCAGTTGGCCAGAGTTTACCAACGTTTAGTACAGAAGCAAAAGACCAACCGTTTACACTCGCCAGTGTTTGCTCACCCATGAATGTCTAGTGTGAAACCCAGTTATTGCTCTGATCTACTCTGCTTTTTTGAAACGAGATGGACACTTGTGCCACTTCAAACGTGTTGACGGTTCTCCAGCATATTTTTCCCCATGATCACTCCTCGCATGTAGAGAGGCCATTAAACGAAAGTAACAAAGTATGACACCTGATTAATATGATTACAGACATCCACATTCCATTAATTACTGATAGTTGGTAGAAAGCTCTGTCTAGAAAGCAGAGCAGCGTTCGCTCCTGTCCGTGGGAGGCTTTCGCCCAACGTTGAATCTCGGTTTGAACGAATGCTCTGATATCAGCTGATTTATTTCGTTCTGCTTGTAGGTGGCCAGTTTTTGAGCGAGCCAAGGCGCTTTAGGTTCACCTACCGCTCCTTGAAAATATTTCATACACGCCCGGCCTATTAAGTACATAACCTCTGCGATGTTCAACAAGACACAGATTCCAGACACGGCCAGCATGAAGATAGTAAAAATGGTCTTCTCCGTAGGACGGGACACGAAACAGTCCACCGTATTCGGACAGGGGTAGGAGTCACACTTCACGAGACGAACCATCTTGATGTCCGGATAgattatgtaaaaaatgtacaagAACACCACCTCGAAAATGATGCGGAAGATGATGCTGATCATGTAAGTCCACCAGAGCGCACCGGTGATCTTGAACTTCTGGCTCTTGATGTTCTCGAAGTCCTTGGCGCTCCCCCGACCGGATATCTTGAGGATCTTTTTCTCGATGTGCCGGCGGTGCGCGATGTGCATGGCCACCAGCAGGGCCGGCGTGGACACCAGGATGAGCTGCAGAGCCCAGATGCGGATGTGCGAGATGGGGAAGAACTGGTCGTAGCACACGCTGTTGCAGCCGGGCTGCTGGGTGTTGCAGGTGAAGCCGGACTTCTCGTCTCCCCACACGCTCTCGGCCGCCACCACCAGCACCATGATACGGAAGATGAAGATGACCGACAGCCAGATGCGGCCGATGCCGGTCGAATGCCTGTTCACACCGCTGATCACAGCATAAAACGACACCCAATTCATGGTTGATGCGAGGACTACAgtgaaagacaaaagcaaagCACAATGACTTTAATCTGTTTTCATCAGTTTGATCAAGATCAATCAGTTTCTTATGAAAGTCTTTTacttaaatgtttgaaatgcctttttaaaaaagaaaaaagcttctttattgacatggttccatgaagaacctttaacatccatggaaacatttctttttagtgaaaaaggttagattattaaaatattcttcaaaTGCTAAGAacaaaatggttctttaaaaaattggTAACTTAAAGGTTCTTCGGGGAACCAGAAATGGTTGGGACTTCTATGGcatcacaaagaaaacaaaaaaaaaaaaacaaacaaaaacacattggaacatatatattaatatatatctgTACACTATACACTATTTAAAGTAATTACATCAGAAGtaactaattaaattacagaaaaaagtaagaataatCTCTTAGTAacgtgtgtacacacacacacacacacatatatatacatatatatagattttttaatgtgattACATTAAATAGTATATAGTGTACAGAACTCTATTCTGAattctatataaaaaataagtggatttatcatcaaaatgtaacatttattttaaaaatgtacatatgttTTCTGCCTTTAAATATTTCGTTCAGTtcaagaataaattatgcaattttatatgatttatttaaaagagcAGTTTGATGTCCATCATTCTGTAGTGTAATATGGCATTTAGAAAGTTATTAGTAATAAGTAATCCAATACTTTTTACAGAGACATTAGTGCAGTAATCTAAATACACAAATGTAATTCGTAGCTAGTAATTTTTACACATTTCGACTGCTGATGTGTATAACATACTCAG includes:
- the gjb1b gene encoding connexin 31.7 — its product is MNWVSFYAVISGVNRHSTGIGRIWLSVIFIFRIMVLVVAAESVWGDEKSGFTCNTQQPGCNSVCYDQFFPISHIRIWALQLILVSTPALLVAMHIAHRRHIEKKILKISGRGSAKDFENIKSQKFKITGALWWTYMISIIFRIIFEVVFLYIFYIIYPDIKMVRLVKCDSYPCPNTVDCFVSRPTEKTIFTIFMLAVSGICVLLNIAEVMYLIGRACMKYFQGAVGEPKAPWLAQKLATYKQNEINQLISEHSFKPRFNVGRKPPTDRSERCSAF